A single genomic interval of Pyrus communis chromosome 7, drPyrComm1.1, whole genome shotgun sequence harbors:
- the LOC137740849 gene encoding cyclin-U1-1, whose protein sequence is MLAAGDFTDRHSRPDPSIPRVLTLLSFVLEKLVARNNTLADDLSQQINGLSCGSAGIGKSLDVFHGMRRPSISIPNYLERLYKYTDCSPSCFVVGYVYIDRLLHKHPDSLVLSLNVHRLLVTSVMVASKMLDDVHYNNAFYARVGGVSNAELNKLELELLFLLDFGVTVSSRDFESYCFHLEKENLQNGACRRIERPLLVLNGVDDVPEIPENAESNSLPPRISEATLSSSLPQIVD, encoded by the exons ATGTTAGCCGCCGGCGATTTCACCGACCGCCATAGCCGGCCGGATCCAAGCATCCCGAGAGTGTTAACCCTACTCTCTTTTGTTCTTGAAAAACTGGTGGCTCGAAATAACACACTCGCAGATGACCTGAGTCAACAAATCAATGGGCTGAGCTGTGGCTCGGCGGGGATTGGGAAGAGCTTGGATGTGTTTCACGGCATGAGGCGGCCGAGCATAAGCATACCCAATTACTTGGAGAGGCTGTACAAGTACACAGATTGCAGTCCATCATGTTTTGTGGTTGGATATGTGTATATAGATAGGCTGCTTCATAAGCACCCTGACTCTCTTGTGTTGTCCTTGAACGTGCATAGGCTGCTGGTCACAAGCGTTATGGTTGCTTCTAAGATGCTCGATGATGT GCACTACAACAATGCGTTTTACGCCCGCGTCGGAGGAGTGAGCAATGCTGAACTAAACAAACTAGAACTGGAGTTGCTTTTCCTGTTGGATTTCGGGGTCACGGTGAGCTCTAGGGATTTCGAGAGCTATTGCTTCCACTTGGAGAAAGAAAACTTGCAGAACGGGGCATGCCGAAGGATTGAAAGGCCATTGTTAGTCCTCAACGGTGTGGATGATGTGCCTGAAATACCAGAAAATGCAGAGAGTAATTCCTTACCGCCTCGGATATCAGAAGCTACCCTGAGTTCCTCACTTCCTCAGATTGTGGACTGA
- the LOC137738733 gene encoding zinc finger CCCH domain-containing protein 13 isoform X1, whose amino-acid sequence MGFPFFLSLQLSSYASDILIGEMAERKLFKTKLCVLYQRGRCARQSCSFAHGEAELRRFSGGSFHGGRDSGGDDLRDRLDRRHSPQRSYSPERHIRGRHILREYSPSRSLERESKRRKKHLDGQSDFSGSLRISNEAEDEAKEANIKLSSTGVLEVQLKQLQSEITMLDNRKSQLGVHVEEKSQEVDSLTSKIKELEAQLYKEKEECKRISYKVNKFVKAHSRHSKIQDQLKRSQVRLNKLGDQLALDIYVTDANEEDSSINIVSDGETTGFPVNPHNEQLHDASPSKKRLDAIRDTAKESKQSAHPTRGHLTTSSRPKKLSRWSIHPTQSNFDKEEPVNNGIGGPKVLAKQGKHDRRKTASSGILSADKLKSSESGPVVPSTSMAAHAVDTEVEFELEDKSETVENGSARIEEGAAYERGRFSFDLPPPPPILRNNHSQHEGDDEIIDVQGVE is encoded by the exons ATGGGCTtccctttcttcctttctctgCAACTTAGCTCTTACGCTTCCGATATTCTGATTGGGGAGATGGCGGAGAGGAAGCTGTTCAAGACGAAGCTGTGTGTTTTGTATCAGAGAGGGCGGTGCGCGCGGCAGAGCTGCTCGTTTGCTCACGGGGAGGCGGAGCTCCGTCGCTTCTCGGGCGGATCCTTTCACG GTGGGCGGGACTCTGGAGGCGATGACTTGAGGGATAGGCTTGACAGAAGGCATTCTCCGCAGCGAAGTTATTCACCAGAGAGACATATAAGAGGCCGTCATATACTTCGTG AATATAGTCCATCCAGGTCCCTTGAGAGAGAAAG caaaagaaggaagaaacaCTTGGATGGCCAAAGCGATTTTTCTGGAAGTTTGAGAATTTCAAATGAGGCTGAAGATGAAGCTAAAGAAGCCAATATTAAACTTAGTTCGACGGGTGTTCTTGAGGTGCAG TTAAAGCAATTGCAGTCAGAGATCACCATGCTTGATAACCGTAAATCTCAATTAGGG GTTCACGTGGAAGAGAAGTCTCAAGAAGTGGATAGTCTCACTTCTAAAATTAAGGAGCTTGAGGCTCAATTATACAAAGAGAAAGAGGAATGTAAGAG GATTTCCTACAAGGTGAATAAGTTTGTAAAAGCACATTCTCGTCATTCAAAGATACAAGACCAACTAAAGAg ATCACAGGTCCGACTTAATAAGTTGGGAGATCAGCTTGCCTTAGATATTTATGTAACTGATGCCAATGAAGAGGATTCAAGCATTAATATTGTTAGTGATGGTGAGACTACTGGTTTTCCAGTCAACCCCCATAATGAGCAGCTGCATGATGCTTCTCCAAGCAAGAAAAGGCTGGATGCTATTAGGGATACCGccaaagaatcaaaacaaagtg CTCATCCAACAAGAGGACATCTGACAACATCTAGCAGACCAAAGAAGCTCTCTCGGTGGAGCATACACCCTACTCAATCAAATTTTGACAAGGAGGAGCCAGTGAACAATGGAATTGGTGGTCCAAAGGTTTTAGCAAAGCAAGGCAAACATGACAGGAGAAAGACTGCTTCCTCAGGCATCCTCTCTGCAGATAAG TTAAAGAGTTCGGAGTCAGGACCTGTCGTACCCTCTACCAGTATGGCTGCCCACGCAGTTGACacagaagttgaatttgaactGGAGGATAAAAGTGAGACGGTTGAGAATGGTTCTGCTAGAATTGAGGAAGGAGCTGCATATGAGAGAGGACGCTTTTCATTTgaccttcctccaccacctccAATCCTTAGAAATAACCATTCGCAG CATGAGGGAGATGATGAGATTATAGACGTGCAGGGAGTTGAGTAG
- the LOC137739191 gene encoding peroxisome biogenesis protein 22, translating to MAESSKEEVLQLIKRFGAYLTVKMSSLFPISLHNLNSRSIGAIAGFAVAIVFTWRLLRSPSGPQRRQPKRQAPASSSSGVSSNSNATLTTPGVSSSEDSRTQNVVDEFFQPVKPTLGQVVQQKLSEGRKVTCRLLGVILEESTPEELQKHVTVRYSVLEVLLEITKFCDLYLMETVLDDESEKKVLVALEDAGIFTSGGLAKDKVLFCSTENGRTSFVRQLEPDWHIDTNPDIIFQLSRFIKYQLHISPTRTERAASNAFNSPSLEQFFGPV from the exons ATGGCCGAGTCTTCAAAGGAAGAGGTGCTTCAGCTCATCAAGCGCTTCGGGGCTTATCTCACTGTCAAGATGTCCAGTCTATTCCCGATCTCCCTCCACAATCTG AATTCACGTTCTATTGGGGCAATTGCGGGCTTTGCTGTCGCAATAGTTTTCACATGGAGGCTGCTGAGATCACCGAGTGGACCTCAAAGAAGGCAACCCAAGCGACAGGCACCTGCATCGAGTAGTTCTGGCGTCAGttcaaattcaaatgcaacatTGACAACTCCGGGAGTTTCATCTTCAGAGGACTCCAGAACCCAAAACGTTGTTGATGAATTTTTTCAGCCAGTAAAG CCTACTTTGGGGCAAGTAGTTCAGCAGAAACTGAGTGAAGGAAGAAAG GTAACTTGTCGTTTACTCGGAGTAATCCTTGAGGAAAGTACCCCGGAGGAACTTCAG AAACATGTTACTGTGAGGTACTCAGTGCTGGAAGTACTCTTGGAGATCACAAAATTTTGTGATCTGTATCTCATGGAAACAGTTCTCGATGATGAAAGTGAA AAAAAGGTTCTAGTGGCTTTGGAAGATGCTGGGATTTTCACATCTGGAGGTCTGGCCAAAGACAAG GTTCTCTTCTGTAGCACAGAGAATGGACGGACTTCTTTTGTTCGGCAATTGGAACCAGATTGGCATATCGACACAAATCCTGACATCATATTCCAATTATCT AGGTTTATCAAGTATCAGCTTCACATATCTCCTACCAGAACGGAACGGGCTGCTTCTAATGCATTCAACTCCCCATCCTTGGAACAGTTCTTTGGACCTGTTTGA
- the LOC137738732 gene encoding histone-lysine N-methyltransferase ATXR2 translates to MEIVCPIDAELGTEISALLTPPSPADVEEYLNELIQSSSRQCNGITVKQNGELGKGVYADSDLKEGELLLKDQMLVGLQHSSNKIDCLVCSFCFRFVGSVELQIGRRLYLQELGVSAGRDCCEADYSAEDEDLDDSGPSSSIYKEKVPLPKGIAESVMNGGLKLPYSDKFSLPPAVPCPGGCKEAYYCSKQCAESDWDLSHSLLCTGERSKAISREALVKFIQHANDTNDIFLLAAKAVSSTILKYRKLKVAYSEDRENTPNVAGSPYLSLLLKAWKPISVGHKRRWWDCIALPFDVEPSDEAAFRMQIRELAFTSLELLKAAIFDEECKPLFSLEIYGHIIAMFELNNLDLVVVSPVEDYFLYIDDLPNPEKKEVEGITRPFLDALGDDYSVCCQGTAFYPLQSCMNHSCSPNAKAFKREEDRDGQATIIALKPISKGEEVTISYVDEDLPYKERQSLLADYGFKCRCPKCLEEEP, encoded by the exons ATGGAGATCGTTTGCCCGATCGATGCAGAGCTGGGTACTGAAATCTCTGCTCTTCTCACACCACCTTCACCCGCCGACGTCGAGGAGTACTTGAACGAGCTCATTCAATCCAGCAGCAGGCAATGCAATGGCATCACAGTTAAACAAAACGGAGAGCTCGGGAAAG GTGTGTACGCGGACTCGGACTTGAAAGAAGGAGAGCTTCTTCTCAAGGACCAAATGCTTGTGGGTCTTCAGCATTCTTCCAACAAG ATTGATTGTTTGGTGTGCAGTTTCTGTTTCCGTTTCGTTGGCTCTGTTGAGCTTCAAATTGGGAGGAGACTCTATTTGCAAGAATTGGGAGTTTCTGCCGGCCGAGATTGCTGTGAAGCGGACTACTCAGCTGAAGATGAAGACTTGGATGACTCAGGGCCTAGCAGTTCTATTTACAAAGAGAAAGTTCCTCTTCCGAAAGGGATTGCGGAATCTGTAATGAATGGTGGTCTAAAGTTGCCTTACTCCGATAAGTTTTCACTGCCTCCGGCTGTTCCATGTCCTGGTGGCTGTAAAGAAGCTTATTACTGCAG CAAACAATGTGCAGAGTCTGATTGGGATTTATCTCATTCCTTACTTTGCACCGGGGAGAGGTCCAAGGCAATCTCTAGGGAGGCACTTGTAAAATTTATACAGCATGCCAATG ACACAAATGATATATTCCTCCTTGCTGCGAAG GCAGTGTCTTCCACCATTTTGAAGTACAGGAAGTTGAAAGTGGCTTATTCTGAAGACCGAGAGAATACACCAAATGTTGCAGGCAGCCCTTATCTATCTTTACTCTTAAAAGCATGGAAACCAATATCAGTGGGACACAAGAGAAG GTGGTGGGACTGCATTGCCTTGCCATTTGACGTTGAACCTTCTGATGAAGCTGCATTTAGGATGCAGATAAGAGAGTTGGCATTCACG TCACTTGAACTCCTGAAGGCAGCCATCTTTGATGAGGAATGTAAACCAC TATTCTCCCTCGAAATCTATGGGCATATAATTGCCATGTTTGAGTTGAATAATCT TGATTTGGTTGTAGTATCTCCAGTGGAAGATTATTTTTTGTACATTGATGATCTTCCGAATCCTGAAAAG AAAGAAGTTGAGGGTATTACACGACCATTTTTGGATGCTCTTGGTGATGACTATTCTGTTTGTTGCCAAG GCACAGCGTTCTATCCTTTGCAGAGTTGTATGAATCATTCTTGTAGTCCTAATGCGAAAGCATTCAAAAGAGAGGAG GACCGAGATGGCCAAGCAACGATAATTGCACTTAAGCCGATTTCCAAGGGGGAAGAG GTTACCATTTCTTATGTCGATGAAGACCTTCCTTACAAAGAGAGGCAGTCATTACTTGCAGATTATGGTTTTAAGTGCAGGTGCCCGAAATGCTTAGAAGAAGAGCCATAA
- the LOC137738733 gene encoding zinc finger CCCH domain-containing protein 13 isoform X2, whose protein sequence is MGFPFFLSLQLSSYASDILIGEMAERKLFKTKLCVLYQRGRCARQSCSFAHGEAELRRFSGGSFHGGRDSGGDDLRDRLDRRHSPQRSYSPERHIRGRHILREYSPSRSLERESKRRKKHLDGQSDFSGSLRISNEAEDEAKEANIKLSSTGVLELKQLQSEITMLDNRKSQLGVHVEEKSQEVDSLTSKIKELEAQLYKEKEECKRISYKVNKFVKAHSRHSKIQDQLKRSQVRLNKLGDQLALDIYVTDANEEDSSINIVSDGETTGFPVNPHNEQLHDASPSKKRLDAIRDTAKESKQSAHPTRGHLTTSSRPKKLSRWSIHPTQSNFDKEEPVNNGIGGPKVLAKQGKHDRRKTASSGILSADKLKSSESGPVVPSTSMAAHAVDTEVEFELEDKSETVENGSARIEEGAAYERGRFSFDLPPPPPILRNNHSQHEGDDEIIDVQGVE, encoded by the exons ATGGGCTtccctttcttcctttctctgCAACTTAGCTCTTACGCTTCCGATATTCTGATTGGGGAGATGGCGGAGAGGAAGCTGTTCAAGACGAAGCTGTGTGTTTTGTATCAGAGAGGGCGGTGCGCGCGGCAGAGCTGCTCGTTTGCTCACGGGGAGGCGGAGCTCCGTCGCTTCTCGGGCGGATCCTTTCACG GTGGGCGGGACTCTGGAGGCGATGACTTGAGGGATAGGCTTGACAGAAGGCATTCTCCGCAGCGAAGTTATTCACCAGAGAGACATATAAGAGGCCGTCATATACTTCGTG AATATAGTCCATCCAGGTCCCTTGAGAGAGAAAG caaaagaaggaagaaacaCTTGGATGGCCAAAGCGATTTTTCTGGAAGTTTGAGAATTTCAAATGAGGCTGAAGATGAAGCTAAAGAAGCCAATATTAAACTTAGTTCGACGGGTGTTCTTGAG TTAAAGCAATTGCAGTCAGAGATCACCATGCTTGATAACCGTAAATCTCAATTAGGG GTTCACGTGGAAGAGAAGTCTCAAGAAGTGGATAGTCTCACTTCTAAAATTAAGGAGCTTGAGGCTCAATTATACAAAGAGAAAGAGGAATGTAAGAG GATTTCCTACAAGGTGAATAAGTTTGTAAAAGCACATTCTCGTCATTCAAAGATACAAGACCAACTAAAGAg ATCACAGGTCCGACTTAATAAGTTGGGAGATCAGCTTGCCTTAGATATTTATGTAACTGATGCCAATGAAGAGGATTCAAGCATTAATATTGTTAGTGATGGTGAGACTACTGGTTTTCCAGTCAACCCCCATAATGAGCAGCTGCATGATGCTTCTCCAAGCAAGAAAAGGCTGGATGCTATTAGGGATACCGccaaagaatcaaaacaaagtg CTCATCCAACAAGAGGACATCTGACAACATCTAGCAGACCAAAGAAGCTCTCTCGGTGGAGCATACACCCTACTCAATCAAATTTTGACAAGGAGGAGCCAGTGAACAATGGAATTGGTGGTCCAAAGGTTTTAGCAAAGCAAGGCAAACATGACAGGAGAAAGACTGCTTCCTCAGGCATCCTCTCTGCAGATAAG TTAAAGAGTTCGGAGTCAGGACCTGTCGTACCCTCTACCAGTATGGCTGCCCACGCAGTTGACacagaagttgaatttgaactGGAGGATAAAAGTGAGACGGTTGAGAATGGTTCTGCTAGAATTGAGGAAGGAGCTGCATATGAGAGAGGACGCTTTTCATTTgaccttcctccaccacctccAATCCTTAGAAATAACCATTCGCAG CATGAGGGAGATGATGAGATTATAGACGTGCAGGGAGTTGAGTAG